Proteins from one Gimesia maris genomic window:
- a CDS encoding sigma 54-interacting transcriptional regulator, with translation MKKQGIRERAILFTCGILAIVYSVIVLGFVTTSPDLRIRAMLDSVEALPQTDGPSLSGIEIKATPDIKTAGAFSAPKNGDVLTRIGEFPIRTFLDFSQVLSKLRNMDLPPGGQLQPKADPTEHDVPSMVEIQNSGRFIKIEYYSRDTSDSSSVTYTMKTAWIQIQSIPSGDVAISLLWFSLELIILAIGAFAYWMRPFDRTTRIFFIMGIITLVAFIGGYNWWIIAGSLILNTPFVIAAVLIPAITLHFFITYPRAIPQLVQHPVGLLRVVYSIPVATTLLILACLTYLRVTSHIGEDPRELAGLEYSPLVFQAIYILRWAVYAYITVAGLYYLATLVAVFHGYFKSQNPYERNQLKWIALAGLISTIPVGYSIYMAEFDRTQFALGGAGIPMFLASVSFMAAFVVGIIRYRLMLIDQIISRGMLFYVVSAGISILYATVISLGSLLGTQLNRAPSTNQAVSVFLVMLFAISLLLWSRDRIQRLIDRRFFRQKYQLDKALKRMNRAVGRLGDQRSIADRMLTSCREVLQVKNAAIYLLNPERTQFDLLTGFHIENAPSAVPCGPELLEVLEGELAFQRVATGLLKEASPAQQLLRLLGFDFIYNLELDGEFAGFVALGQRTTGSAYSAEDLTFLNAMGQITSIALHSTKIHQDLRRLNEEMRIKVEKIDDQRRLVSVLQSELTNSQEIAERSTPAHDVQRGMIKGNSPAIRSVMETVRKVANSESTVLVRGESGTGKELLAQAVHENSSRHEKPLVRVNCAALSPSLLESELFGHVKGAFTGAHEDRVGRFELANGGTLFLDEIGDISLDTQVKLLRVLQERAFERVGGSETLHVDVRLITATHQNLEQRITEGLFREDLYYRLNVISITLPPLRERREDIFELAFYFLKRTANRLGKRISHIDPDAIEALERAPWPGNIRQLENVIERAVVLAESEVITMKDLPADLLEQKKRLPARVFETKNVRSDTTRRIPLSEVEVITFPGSQNHVDQRLTEPEQLKLALAECDGNKAQAARLLGMPRSTYYSKLKKYDIT, from the coding sequence ATGAAGAAACAAGGGATCAGAGAACGCGCGATTCTCTTCACCTGCGGAATCCTTGCCATTGTCTACTCAGTGATCGTGCTCGGATTTGTTACCACCAGTCCCGATCTCCGCATTCGCGCCATGCTGGATAGTGTAGAGGCCTTACCTCAGACAGATGGCCCCAGTTTGTCGGGAATCGAAATCAAAGCCACCCCCGATATCAAAACCGCGGGCGCTTTCTCGGCTCCCAAAAATGGAGACGTGCTCACCAGGATCGGCGAATTTCCTATCCGTACCTTTCTCGATTTCTCACAGGTCCTCAGCAAACTTCGCAACATGGATCTGCCTCCCGGCGGACAACTGCAACCCAAAGCCGATCCGACCGAACATGATGTCCCCTCCATGGTGGAAATCCAGAACAGCGGTCGCTTCATAAAGATCGAATATTACAGCAGGGACACGAGCGACTCCAGTTCTGTTACATACACGATGAAAACCGCCTGGATCCAGATCCAGTCTATCCCTTCCGGAGATGTGGCGATCTCACTTCTCTGGTTTTCGCTGGAACTGATCATCCTCGCCATCGGTGCTTTCGCCTACTGGATGCGTCCCTTTGATCGTACAACTCGCATTTTCTTCATCATGGGTATTATCACTCTGGTGGCCTTTATCGGCGGTTACAACTGGTGGATTATTGCCGGCTCTCTCATACTGAATACCCCCTTTGTGATCGCTGCGGTCCTCATCCCGGCTATCACGTTACACTTCTTCATCACTTACCCGCGGGCGATTCCGCAACTCGTTCAACATCCTGTCGGACTGTTGCGAGTCGTTTATTCGATTCCCGTCGCTACCACACTGTTAATTCTGGCCTGTCTGACATACCTCCGGGTGACCTCGCATATTGGTGAAGATCCCCGTGAACTTGCCGGACTCGAATATTCTCCACTCGTTTTTCAGGCTATCTATATCCTGCGCTGGGCCGTCTATGCATATATCACAGTCGCCGGCCTGTATTATCTCGCGACACTTGTCGCCGTATTTCATGGCTATTTCAAAAGTCAGAATCCCTACGAACGCAATCAGCTGAAATGGATCGCGCTGGCCGGGCTCATCTCAACGATCCCCGTTGGTTACTCAATTTATATGGCCGAATTCGACCGTACCCAGTTCGCGCTCGGCGGTGCCGGGATTCCCATGTTCCTCGCCAGTGTCTCCTTTATGGCGGCTTTCGTCGTCGGAATCATCCGCTACCGTCTGATGCTCATCGATCAGATCATCAGCCGCGGCATGCTGTTTTACGTCGTCAGTGCCGGCATCTCAATTCTCTATGCCACCGTCATTTCGCTCGGCTCTCTGCTGGGGACCCAGCTAAATCGCGCCCCCAGTACTAACCAGGCAGTCTCTGTTTTCCTGGTGATGCTGTTTGCGATCTCGCTGCTGCTCTGGTCGCGCGACCGTATCCAGCGACTCATCGACCGCCGCTTCTTCCGTCAGAAATACCAGCTTGATAAAGCCCTTAAACGTATGAACCGGGCCGTTGGTCGCCTGGGTGATCAGCGTTCCATCGCCGACCGCATGCTCACTTCCTGCCGCGAAGTGCTTCAGGTCAAGAACGCCGCCATCTATCTGCTCAACCCCGAACGCACTCAGTTTGATCTGCTCACTGGCTTCCATATTGAAAATGCCCCCTCTGCCGTCCCCTGTGGCCCGGAACTCCTGGAAGTCCTCGAAGGTGAACTTGCCTTTCAGCGCGTCGCAACAGGTCTCCTGAAAGAAGCTTCTCCCGCACAACAGCTGTTGCGCCTGCTCGGCTTCGACTTCATTTATAACCTCGAACTCGACGGCGAATTTGCCGGCTTTGTTGCCCTTGGACAACGTACCACAGGCAGTGCCTACTCCGCCGAAGACCTCACCTTCCTGAACGCCATGGGGCAAATCACCAGCATCGCCCTGCACAGTACAAAAATCCATCAGGACCTCCGTCGCCTCAACGAAGAGATGCGAATCAAAGTCGAAAAAATCGACGACCAGCGCCGACTCGTCTCCGTCCTGCAGTCCGAACTCACCAATTCGCAGGAAATCGCCGAACGCTCCACCCCCGCTCACGATGTCCAACGAGGTATGATCAAAGGCAACAGCCCCGCCATCCGCTCCGTCATGGAAACCGTTCGCAAAGTCGCCAATTCTGAATCCACAGTACTTGTACGCGGCGAAAGCGGAACCGGGAAAGAACTTCTGGCCCAGGCCGTCCATGAAAACAGTTCCCGTCACGAAAAACCACTGGTCCGCGTCAATTGCGCCGCTCTTTCTCCCAGTCTGCTCGAGAGTGAACTCTTCGGCCACGTCAAAGGCGCCTTCACCGGTGCCCACGAAGACCGCGTTGGTCGATTCGAACTGGCTAACGGGGGCACCCTGTTTCTCGATGAAATCGGGGATATCTCGCTCGACACCCAGGTCAAACTCCTGCGGGTGCTGCAGGAACGCGCGTTCGAACGTGTAGGCGGATCGGAAACCCTGCACGTCGATGTGCGACTCATCACCGCGACTCACCAGAATCTCGAACAGCGCATCACCGAAGGCCTGTTCCGTGAGGACTTGTACTACCGCCTCAATGTCATCAGCATCACCTTGCCCCCACTGCGCGAACGTCGCGAAGACATTTTCGAACTCGCCTTCTACTTCCTTAAACGGACTGCCAATCGGCTGGGCAAACGCATTTCCCACATTGATCCCGACGCCATCGAAGCCCTCGAACGCGCTCCCTGGCCGGGCAACATCCGCCAGTTGGAAAACGTCATCGAACGCGCCGTCGTTCTCGCCGAATCTGAAGTCATCACAATGAAAGACCTGCCCGCCGATCTGCTGGAGCAGAAAAAACGTCTCCCGGCCCGCGTCTTCGAAACCAAAAATGTTCGCTCGGACACGACACGTCGCATCCCACTCTCCGAAGTCGAAGTCATCACCTTTCCCGGCTCGCAGAACCACGTCGATCAGCGACTCACTGAACCCGAACAGCTCAAGCTGGCACTCGCGGAATGCGACGGTAACAAAGCCCAGGCTGCCCGCCTGCTCGGTATGCCCCGTAGCACCTACTACAGCAAACTCAAAAAATACGACATCACCTGA